The DNA segment ATGGAGCCCGCCTCCAGTCAAAACGACAAAAAATAGGTGCGACACTTAtgtgtgaagttccatttctcaggaaagggCAGAAACTCTCCAGGAATGATATCGATCGTTTGAACTCGAACAAACCGGTTCATCCATTCACGGTTCTCGTCCTCTACGCTGTTAACTATAGGAACCCGGGTGGATCGACGCTGCAGAACAATCAAACTTTGATAGCGCAGTGGCCGATATAACCTTACGAGATGACTGAGGGTAAACTCAATCCCAACCTTGTTGGCAAAATATCTTATAGTCTACACTATTTTCCAAAGGAATGGGTGAGCCTGCACCAAGGTAACCTGATATCTCTAACAGAACTCAAGCATGACCCAGTCGGGGGGACCCGACGCAAAAGTATGCATGTACACactcaaaaacccctcgacataggtcatgatgctctcctcGGAGGAAGGCACTTACAATAGCACGCCTTCCCCCCATCCACAATCTTTTTtgatcatctcgaggttttcATCTCTCACTGATGAGATAAACCTCAATGCATGCTCCTAATGTCCTGGAACAGTGGGGGGTTTCCCCAACATAACGTCTTTTCTCGGGGAAAGGTACCTCGAGGCCCGTTCACCGGGCACCGGTGGCATACCACCGACCGAATGTGGAACGCAAGCAGAACTCCCCTCCCTTTGGTGGGCGGAGGTCGATGTATCAGTCATGGCTATGGTAAAATGAGAAGGGGGAGATATGAATTTGAGCAAAGATTTTGAGTTGGATCAACGGGAGAACAAGCACAGAGTGCCAGGTCCTGTGGTTACCCAAAGTAGTAGAATCTCCACTTGAGAGGCGAatgaatgaatatataggggcaGGGAAGCGGCTTCTCGCCTGACCAGAGGTCCAATTAGTTCTAGCCGCATTAATGTCACCCTTTTTCTAGGGAAATGTACTAACGGGACCAACCCGGGGTACCTTCACCAGATTGCTCGGATGCTACTATCCCATGAAATTTGAAAGGCAGCGAGGCCTCAAGGGCTCCTCGCTATCACTTGCACCGGCCCTAAAGAAGCTGCCGATCTAACTTCGGGACAGGACCCGATTTAGGGGTCTCGATTGCTCCGGATACGGTTTTTGAAGAACTAACGCCTAACGTCTAAGGTAAACTCCGTTCGAGCAGTGAGGTAAATAGAACGAAAAGATAGAGAGGAGAAAAACCCTTTTATTTTCattactaaaaaatatatatttacaaGGGGCGTCTTTACAAGACTCACTCCCCGGGGGGTACATACATAGAAAAGGGGGACAAAAGCAACACAAGGCCTACTTCTCATCACCACTGTCCCCCCCAACCATCTCCGGGATCCTCGTTTGGAACAATCAAAAGCGCCAACTTTCTCTCTAGCTCTCGGGCCTCCTCATTTCCAACTAACAGATCAATGCCCCCAGCCTCGATCTCCTCCAATGTTTTTCTCCTCGCCTCAGCCCTGGCTTGTTTGATGGCCCGAGTCAATTTTTGCTTAGCCTTTGTCGATGCGTCACGGTCCGTTTGATGCACTGTGGCTATGTCCTTCAGGTAAGTGGCTACATTTCTTTCGATCTTGGACTTGGCCGCAGCCAGCTCAGCTATCTCCTTTCGAGCATCTTTGAGAAGATCATGGGTTGACACTAACTCCAAGATCACTGCATCGTTTTGTCTGCTCAACCCAAGGATCTCCACATCCAGTCACCCAATCTGCGATCTATTTTGCTCGACCTACAAAAAGAAAAGCAAACCAGTCAGTGTCAAATTATGGGAACAAGGGAAAAACTCATGCATAACAGAATACCTGCTCGACAAGGGCAGCTTTTTCTCGGAGTGCTCCCTCCAAAGTAGCTCGGAGCTCGCCTGACTCTTTCTCCTTCTGGACAGAATGAGCCTCTGACTCTCGCAGTCTCGAGGACAGCTTCTCGAGCTCCTTCTCTCGACACGAAAGCTCCTCGTTAAGCCTGAAGAGGGCGTGATCGTACATCTCCTTGCACTACAGCAAAACAGAAGAgttagaagaatgaagaaagttGCCCCAGGTTAAAAGAAATATACTTAAAGTAGCTATCACCTATTGCATTAACCTCTCGGCCGCCTTGACGGAGCCGGGAGCATCAAGATCGATGTTCCCACTAACATCGTCAAAAATATAGCCAAACGTGCCTCCCCCTTGAGAGGACCCCCGGTTTTGTCGGCGTTCGTACCTTGAGCATACCTTAGCTTCCCTGACAAAAAATGGGAaccaaaaatgaaatcacccatGTCTCCAATGTCCCCAAAGTGCAGTTCCTGCTCCTGAAAAGCTCCAGGTTCCGACCCTTCAGGGCCAGCGGCAACGGTCCCCCAACGGGAACTGCACCGAACCCAGTCATGGGATCTAAGGCCACACTGACGCCCTTCTCGATTACCTCCGGTCTATGGGCCGGCCTGATTCAACCGTCCCCGATTCGGCAGCTTCCAGTCGGGGTACCTGCGGGGCTTTTGCGTCCTTCTTCGGCCTCTCCTCCAAGTGGTACCTGCTCTTATCACCATTTTCATCATCAGTACCGAGGCTTGCCTCGGAAGCATAAGCCGAGGTCCCAATGGCGGTTTTAGGCCTGTGCGGCTTAGGTCTCTTCGCCACAGAAGGGTCGACGGCCTTCTTGCCTTTCCTTTTATTTCCCTCGGCAGGCTCCGAAACCTCCGTCACGCCTCTAGAGGGTGGTTTCATCAGCATATTCTCGCTGAGGCCTGCACGAGCACAACGTCCACAACTTTTCAGCACAAGAAGGTACAAGAAAAAGCATAAGGTTGAGACGTAGGCGGCGAGAGAaactttaccatgattcttggccacccaccgTGTCTTGGTCAGATCGGTCCAAGACCGGGTAAGATACAAAATTTTTTTCCAACCGCTCAATCCACCCCGGCAGATCCGAGACTGCTTCAGGATACCAAGCGAAAGctttagaaaacaaaaagaggtTATCTTTTtgtaaagaaggaaagaagatcTTAAAACATTTCTGAAGGAAAAAATACTCATGCTGCATGTTCCACTTCTCCAGGAAAGGCTTCCTCTCAGCTGGAATGATGTTCGAGGTTTTAACCCAGACGAACCTATTCATCTATCCCCGATCTTTCTCCTCGTTGGTGCTTGAGAAAAATGATTTCTTGGATCGATGACGAAGCCTAATCAAGCCTCGATAGAACCGGGGGCTGTACATCCTGATCAAATGATTCAGGGTAAAGGTCTCGCCCTCAACCTTATCAATGAAATAGCGGAGCATCAagactatcctccaaaaagagAGATAGATTTGACCGAGCGTCACCTGATATTTGTCTCAAAAGTCGAGGATAACCGGATCTATCCCCGGGGGAGGGGACCTAGAAGGCTCAACCACACTCAAAGTAAAAGGATAGGTATATACGTGGAGGAAAACTTCTTTGTGATATGTTATGTTCTCATCAGGACTAGGAATTTCCCCCTCTACCGCCTTTTTCCATCGACAGTCCTTTTTTACCATCCCCGCATCGGTCATGATGCTGACATACCGGGACACGTGTTCACATAGGCCTGGTGTAGCATGGGGTGTATCAATTGTATAATCTTTCTACA comes from the Nicotiana sylvestris chromosome 4, ASM39365v2, whole genome shotgun sequence genome and includes:
- the LOC138889689 gene encoding uncharacterized protein, producing the protein MDRTSRTVPQQNEVASSSWSSKEKAKVIPTLGQSLSENMLMKPPSRGVTEVSEPAEGNKRKGKKAVDPSVAKRPKPHRPKTAIGTSAYASEASLGTDDENGDKSRYHLEERPKKDAKAPQVPRLEAAESGTVESGRPIDRREAKCKEMYDHALFRLNEELSCREKELEKLSSRLRESEAHSVQKEKESGELRATLEGALREKAALVEQVEQNRSQIGQNDAVILELVSTHDLLKDARKEIAELAAAKSKIERNVATYLKDIATVHQTDRDASTKAKQKLTRAIKQARAEARRKTLEEIEAGGIDLLVGNEEARELERKLALLIVPNEDPGDGWGGQW